In Microcaecilia unicolor chromosome 1, aMicUni1.1, whole genome shotgun sequence, the following are encoded in one genomic region:
- the ISLR2 gene encoding immunoglobulin superfamily containing leucine-rich repeat protein 2 produces the protein MEQLFFICLAAILGTVHGCPSPCACVDKFNQQFVDCAYKDLQEVPSGFPSNVTTLSLSANKITSLKKSYFKEVTQVSSLWLGRNAINAIEKGTFAILVQLKNLDISHNQIVDFPWEDLHSLSALQLLKMNNNHMVNLPGDAFHSLKDLRSLRINNNLFTTILEGTFDSLGSLSHLQISYNPFNCTCNIMWLKNWTENTLIAIPEKEHIVCSSPENLKGIPLGKLSSLQCRAPSVHLTYHPNLDNTELYDGFTLMLNCNATGSPQPSIKWLIQTSGKMIELSESRVEKERNDLPSESAKKNKERIHIFKNGTLVIPHLSKREEGTYTCVATNELGSNQTSVNVAVAGSQKYSGNPIEDSIASKPQPSDKNPGLKMSNNNIINFPKSEGKLKIIPPTQRTYAPVGSEKNREGSPSQLPPFKKKCGPNEGTQYVSNHGFNLSSDLKEHIFDMGVIALEVSERDAKVQLTPFYTKSDKPHLRTLYLCEDTGKGHSVVDWSMIEEGTNSYWFRDLKPGMNYSVCLTYPGEDCHVQVVFRTKKEIPSLIIIIVVSIFLLGLATIPLLGATCCHLLSKYQGKTYKLIMKTQNPDQMEKHMAADFDPRASYLESEKNYNTSELGEVEMEEEVEGEGGGEGERESGREGSTVAESIPESQSKTNQEEFEVGSEYSDRLPLGAEAVTISQEINGNYKEPAH, from the coding sequence ATGGAACAGCTTTTCTTTATATGCCTTGCAGCGATTTTAGGGACTGTCCATGGTTGTCCTTCTCCTTGTGCCTGTGTGGACAAATTTAACCAACAATTTGTGGACTGCGCCTATAAAGATCTCCAGGAGGTACCTTCTGGGTTTCCCTCTAATGTAACTACACTTAGCCTTTCGGCCAACAAAATCACCTCTCTGAAAAAGAGCTACTTTAAAGAGGTCACCCAGGTATCTTCCCTGTGGCTTGGTCGCAATGCAATCAATGCCATCGAGAAAGGAACCTTTGCTATTCTGGTACAGTTGAAAAACTTGGATATTAGTCACAACCAAATTGTAGACTTTCCCTGGGAAGATCTCCATAGCCTTAGCGCCCTACAGCTCCTAAAAATGAACAACAACCACATGGTGAACCTTCCAGGGGATGCCTTTCACAGCCTGAAAGACCTGAGATCCCTGAGAATTAATAACAACTTATTCACCACCATTTTAGAAGGTACTTTTGATTCACTGGGTTCTTTGTCTCATCTGCAGATCTCTTACAATCCATTTAATTGTACTTGTAACATAATGTGGTTGAAAAACTGGACTGAGAATACCCTGATCGCAATTCCCGAGAAAGAACACATTGTCTGTTCTAGCCCTGAAAATCTCAAAGGTATACCACTAGGGAAACTCTCCAGTTTGCAGTGTAGAGCTCCATCAGTTCATCTAACCTACCATCCCAACTTAGACAATACTGAACTATATGATGGGTTTACACTGATGTTAAACTGCAATGCCACAGGAAGCCCTCAACCATCCATCAAGTGGTTAATCCAGACCTCGGGTAAAATGATTGAGCTCAGTGAGTCCAGAGTGGAAAAAGAAAGGAATGACTTACCCAGTGAATCTGCAAAAAAGAATAAAGAACGCATTCATATTTTTAAAAACGGGACACTGGTCATCCCCCATTTGAGTAAACGAGAAGAAGGGACTTACACATGTGTGGCTACCAATGAGTTGGGAAGTAACCAGACATCTGTGAACGTAGCTGTGGCAGGTTCACAGAAATATTCTGGGAATCCCATCGAAGATTCCATCGCCAGTAAACCACAGCCCAGTGACAAAAATCCTGGGTTGAAAATGTCTAACAACAACATAATCAACTTTCCTAAATCTGAAGGGAAATTGAAGATAATTCCACCAACCCAACGAACTTATGCACCTGTAGGGTCAGAAAAGAATAGGGAAGGGAGCCCTTCCCAGCTGCCACCTTTCAAGAAAAAATGTGGTCCAAATGAAGGCACACAATATGTCTCCAATCATGGTTTTAATCTAAGCTCAGATTTGAAAGAGCACATTTTTGATATGGGGGTGATAGCATTAGAGGTGTCAGAAAGAGATGCTAAAGTGCAGTTAACTCCCTTCTACACTAAATCAGACAAACCTCACCTCAGAACACTGTACCTTTGTGAAGATACTGGAAAAGGACATTCTGTGGTCGACTGGTCCATGATTGAGGAAGGCACAAATTCGTACTGGTTTCGAGACTTGAAACCTGGTATGAATTACTCAGTGTGCCTTACTTACCCGGGAGAAGATTGCCATGTGCAAGTAGTATTTAGGACCAAAAAGGAAATACCATCATTAATCATTATCATTGTGGTTAGCATTTTCTTACTGGGACTGGCTACCATCCCGCTCTTGGGGGCCACATGTTGCCACCTACTATCAAAATATCAGGGGAAAACCTATAAATTGATCATGAAAACCCAGAATCCAGATCAAATGGAGAAGCATATGGCTGCCGACTTTGACCCCAGAGCCTCTTATCTTGAGTCTGAGAAGAATTATAATACCAGTGAATTGGGAGAAGTGGAAATGGAAGAAGAAgttgaaggggaagggggaggggaaggggagagagaaagcggAAGGGAAGGGAGCACTGTAGCTGAATCCATCCCTGAATCTCAATCGAAGACTAATCAGGAGGAGTTTGAGGTGGGATCAGAGTACAGTGACAGACTCCCCTTGGGAGCTGAAGCTGTAACTATCTCACAAGAAATCAATGGTAACTATAAAGAGCCAGCTCATTGA